TCAAGCCCAGCATGGTGATCGCAGGATTAAATTGTTCTACTCAATCAACAGTAGATCAAGTGGCCCAAATGACGATCCAATGCTTGCTCAACAATGTACCTGCAACAGTTGCGGGTGTGGCATTCCTGTCTGGTGGACAAACGAATGAAAACTCAACCGCACACCTAAATACGATGAATCTCAAGTATGGTGCAAAGTGTCCGTGGCCTGTGACTTTCTCATATGCTCGTGCGATTCAGCAACCCGCTCTAGAGCACTGGCGCGGAAACGATGACAATACCAAAGCCGCACAACAGCTGCTTTTTCATCGGGCAAAGTTGAATGGTGCTGCAAGTCTTGGTAAGTACAACGTGGAAATGGAGAAAACACCTGCGTTAGTCTAATTCACTGCAATTCCTGCGGAGGTTTGATGGAAAATACCATCACTTGTGTATTAAAGTGCAGTTAGCTTCTTCGCCCCCTCGCCCTGCACCATAGAAGGCTTGGTGTCGCAATATTCAATTTAAGAAGGTGCGTTATGGCTTTGCCATAACGTACCTTTTGGCTATGTATCTGATTCTGGGGATGATTAGGATATAGCGTAAGCGTTTCATCGATTTGGAATGGTTCGGCAGTCCGGTCTTGGGGGTTCCCAACGCCAGATACCTAGGTCGGGAGACCCTCATCAAGTACTGGCTCCCCATGAGGAACTGCCGAACCCAAAGGGGTGGTTTATTTACGCCGTTATGTACTAGTGAATTCATATTTATTGAGAATTTATATGATAAATCTTCCAATTCATAAATTGAAGCTATTGATATTTCTAATCCCTAATCTAACCTCCAAGATGTCTTTTATATTTGTTTTTATGTATTTTTTCTATTACAAAAATAATATATTGACTCTTGGTATTGACAAAAAGAAGCTCTGGAGCACTTCTTGGTGGGAGTAACGGAGAATGGTGAAGAAGAAACACGCCTGAGAAGGGAGCGGTTGTAGTGGGGGAGAAAACCCCACGAATAAATACGTTCGCATGAACTGATTGCAGGGAGAAGAAGCACCAGCGAAAGGGGGCAAGGTGCATGAGAGAGGACTGATTGATCCACGTAAATTCTTTTTCTCCCTACAAGGAGTGCTCCGGTGCTCCCTACTTCTTCTTTCTGCCCCACACCCTTACACCCCTTCTTGGTCAATTTCAGAAATATCGGCTGGAACCCTCATTCTTGGGTTCGGTGACAAAAGTTTTCAATCTACTGACAATAGATCCTAGATTTATTTACAGATAATTGCAATAATGAGGCTGGTGCTTCCATAATAGTCATAATTTAGGAGAAATTTACTGCAATTCCTGCGGAGGTTTGATGGAAAATACCATCACTTGTGTATTTAAATTGCCATTTTATGGAGATGGGCGCTCTCCACCCAATGCAACTAAAGACTCTTGTCATCCTCTGAGTCGATAGGAAAACCTGCACAAAACGCAAGGGCCGTTATACGATTGCCCGTTCTGTGCGTTGCGCGTTTTGTTGTGGAGTGCGCCCGAAGGGTACACAGACGCTACGCATTTGCCCACTGGGCGTGCGCTTACGCTTACGCAGTCGCGGTGAGAGCACAGACCCTCCTGTAGCGCTGTCTCACCGTCTGGGCAGCGCTGGGAAGACCTCCGGTCTCGCTGCGCTCACACTAAATCAAGCTCTTTGACGAAGTACTACAGCCGATGTGTTGTAGCCAACGCAGGAGCAAAGATTACAACCTATCAACGAACTACACCTAGATTGCAGTGGGGTTAAAACAAGCGATCGCCCGTATACGCCCAACCAAGCTGAGTCCTGCGGACACGCTCTTGCAACGCTTGGTTCCCTGAACGAAGTTCAGGAGAGGCACTTTGTGCCTCGGGCGTAGGGCGCGCGGCTTGGGCGATCGCTACTGAACAAGCCTGGGGTAGACAGAACACGAACAAAGCAAAATTAAAAGCCAAAACATACACTGTTAAGGAGCAAAAATGTCGAAGATTGGTTTATTTTATGGAACTCAAACCGGAAACACTCAAAACATTGCAGAGTCGATTCAAAAAGAGTTTGGCGGTGATAGCGTTGTAACACTGCATGATATTGCCGATGCTGGTACGGACGACTTTGAGGGGTATGAAAATATCATTGTTGGTTGCCCAACCTGGAACGTTGGTGAATTGGAGGGCAGTTGGGAAGGCTTCTACGAAGACCTAGACGAGATTGACTTTAATGGTAAAAAGGTGGCTTACTTTGGACCAGGCGATCAAGTTGGCTATGCTGAGAACTTTCAGGATGCAATAGGCATTTTAGAGGAAAAGATTTCAGAACTCGGTGGCAAAACGGTTGGACAGTGGCCTACAGAGGGTTATGAATTCGAGGAGTCTAAAGCCGTCAAAGATGGCAAGTTTGTGGGCTTGGCGTTGGATGAAGATAATCAATCTGACCTGACGGATCAGCGCGTCAAAAAGTGGGTAAGTCAGTTGAAAGGAGAGTTTAGCTTGTAAGGTTCCTCTGAAATATAAGCCATTAAGGCGTTGTGAGATATCCGAGCACTGCATCGGTGGGTTTGGTGTCATTGCTTTATGCTCAACGCATACCATGAACAGGTGCGATTGATGCAAACATGGTAACGATAGCGCTGATGAAGTCCGAATTTCGGAGATAACTAATGCCACAGACCTTTTTGACGGATGTAGTGCTAATTTTAGGAGCGTCTCTATGTCCACTAGTTTTATTAGTCTTGCTAATTAACTTTCTGTGGACGGTTTGTGCTGCTTTTGTTTAGTCGTGTAACTCGACTCAAACGCCTCGATTCAATTGAGTGCGTCCCGTTGAGCTTTGCGTTGGCGTATTCCTTTGGGCGGGACGCTTTGCGACGAGCGCCTGCCCTTTGGGTTGGGCAAACCCAAAGGGCAAAAATGGACAACCCTCGCCAAATCAAGTAGGATTTTCTGCTGGGATTGAGAATTACTTCTAGTAAACTGCTTGATTTGGTTGCCTCCACGATTAATCGTGGAGCGCACAACGAGTACTCGTAATAGGGTTGTCCATTCTTGTCTATGAAAAATCAAGCGGCATAGGACTCGTAGCGAACTTTTCACAGGTTGCCACTCTCTCAAATGCATCGCTTTAATTATTAAACGAGGAGAAAACTCATGGCTTTTGAACTACAACCATTACCCTATTCTGAAAATGCTCTAGAACCATACATTGATGCTCAAACGATGGGGATTCACCACGGCTTTCATCATGGTGGTTATGTTAAGAATCTCAATACAGCTTTAGAAAAGCATCCAGATCTACACAATCAAAGCATTGATGATTTAATTCGGAATCTTAATACATTGCCTGAAGGTGTTCGTAACGCGGTTCGCAATAATGGTGGTGGACACTTTAATCACTCCATCTTCTGGACAATTATGGGTCCTAATGCAGGTGGTGAACCAACCGGAGCGATCGCTACTCTTATTAATGAAGTCTTTGGCGACTTCGAGAACTTCAAAACTCAGTTCAATGATGCAGGTGCAAAGCACTTTGGTAGTGGATTTGTCTGGCTGGTGCGAACAACCGACAATAAATTTGAGATCGTCAGTTTGCCTAATCAGGATTGTCCTTGGTCAGAGGGACATTACCCCATTTTATGTAACGATGTTTGGGAACACGCCTACTATCTCACCTATCAGAACCGTCGCCCAGAATATCTCAAACAGTGGTGGAATACCGTTAACTGGAATGCGGTGAACGAACGGTATAATATAGCAACTAGCGCTTAAAAATCGCGTTTTGCATGAAATATCAGCAGGATTATAGATAATCCCTCCTGCCTTCTTGCATTAGTATCGCTTTAAGAAGGTGCGTTAGGCTTTTCCCTAACGCACCTTGTGGCTATGTATCTGATTCTGGGGATGATTCGGATTTTTCAGGTTTGAGTAATGGGAATGCGATCGCATCTCGAATACTAGCGCAGTCTGTTAATAACATCACTAACCTGTCAATTCCAATTCCTAACCCACCTGTGGGAGGCATACCATATTCCAACGCCGTCAAGAAGTCTTCATCCACTTGCGCTTCCAAATCACCACCGGCTTTTTGTGCGACTTGCGCTTCTAAACGTTGTCTTTGGTCGATAGGATCAGTCAACTCTGAGAAACTGTTGGCAGTTTCCCGCCCAACAGCATATAACTCAAATCGTTCCACTAAACCAGGTTTAGAACGGTGCGGCTTTGCCAGTGGTGAAATTTCCACAGGAAAATCGGTAACAAAGGTAGGCTGAATCAGGTTTTCCTCTACTTTTTGCTCGAATCCTTCATTTAACAGCTTGCCAATTGAAGGGCAATCTTCTACATTTTCAAGACCAGCATTTTTACTAGCTACTTTTGCCTCTTCCAAAGTTTGAAACGAGTTGAAATCCAAACCTGTGTATTCCTTCACCAAATCGTTCATTGTCGCGCGTCGCCAAGGGGGAGTCAAATCCACTGGTGTACCTTGGTAGGAGATTTGCAGCGTGCCGAGAACTTCTTTGGCAACGGTGGTAATTATACCTTCCGTCAGCGCCATCATATCGTTGTAATCGGCATAAGCTTGGTAAATTTCAATTGTGGTAAATTCAGGGTTGTGACGAGTTGATATTCCCTCATTGCGGAAAATCCGCCCCAGTTCAAACACCTTTTCAAACCCACCGACAATCAAGCGCTTAAGATGGAGTTCTGTCTCAATTCGCAGATACAGCTTCATCTCTAGAGTGTTGTGGTACGTAATGAAGGGACGCGCGTCTGCACCACCCGCTTCTTTTTGGAAAACAGGAGTTTCAATTTCAATAAAATCACGCTGTTCCAAGTAACGACGAATACCAGCAGTAATGAGAGCGCGACGGCGAAAAGTTTGGCGGACTTCAGGGTTTACTATCAAGTCAACGTAACGCTGACGGTATCGCTTAGCAACATCCGTCAACCCATGCCATTTATCAGGCAAGGGCAAAAGAGATTTTGTGAGAATCGTGTATTTTGTGACAAAAACAGATAGCTCGCCCTTTTCAGTCCGTTTAATTGTCCCACTCACTCCCAAGATATCGCCGACATCTGTGAGTTGCTTGAGGTGATTGAAAGCATCAGCATCAACATCTGCCATGCTTTGTTGAATGCGGTTTTTTTCCAAATAAAGCTGAATTGTGCCGGTTTCATCTTCCAAAGTGAAGAAAGCCAATTTACCGAAAACACGACGCGCTATAATGCGTCCAGCCACAGTCACGTTTAAATCAACTTCTTCACCGTTAGGCAAATCAGCATATTTTTCCTGCAATTGAGCCGCGTGATGGCTGGATTCCCAATGGTAGGCATAGGGGTTCATCCCCAATTGCCTTAGCTGTTCTACTTTTTCTAGCCGCGTAGCACGGATATCTTCTTCCGACATGGTTGACGAACTAAATAGGGCAAGATTTCATTATTGTATGTAATTGTAAGAATAGCTGTAGTTTTGCCAGACGATAAACTGGTCAGATTGCGTCTGCCGATGTTCATCAAACCACAGTGCGCTTTGGGCTTAGCTTTGAACCTATCGGCTTTTAGCCGTGAGAGCGTCAAGATTGCATACCTAACCTTATACTTGAGGATAAACTAGAGCTAAGAGAGTAGGAGAAAACAATTGAAACTGCCGAACCATGAATTGGCGGTTATACCATAACGAAAAATCACTGAGTATCTGTTGTCGCCTACTCACCCAGATGGACGCAGTAAAGAAAAATTTTTCACTGCGTTTGGTTTTACAGTGAATGAGTGCGAAACTCTTGCCACTGCATTACTGAACCATGTTGCTAACAACGATGTTACAAAGCTAGAAGATTCACCATTTGGAACACGTTATGTTGTAGAAGGTATACTGCTATCACCAGATAATAGAAATCCTTTGCTTCGTTCTGTCTGGTTTCTTGAAACAGGAGACAATATTCCTAAGTTTGTGACTGCTTATCCACTGAAAAGGTCAGAAAAATGATTGCAGAACTTGATAGAGTTATTATAACAACTGATATTTCAGAGTACGGGTTAGAACAAGGTGATATAGGTACAGTTGTTTTGGTACATCAAGGTGGTAAGGGATATGAAGTGGAATTTCTCACCTTGAATGGAGAAACTGTGGCAATTGTTTCACTATTGGCTGCACAAGTTCGTTCCATTGGTAATAGAGAAATTGCTCATGCACGAGTGATCAATTGATGGTATTGCATAAAATTAAGTCTCAGGCGAAAGAAGAACTGGGTTCAAATAATGTAAGTTGTGTAGGATATTTGTGACGACGCAACTTATGACAGACGCCAAAATTTTGGTACTGCTTTATATCTATAATTATTTTACTGGCAAGTTCTTTGCCTAGTAATACAGGTACAGCATTTCCAACCATTTTATATCCATCAAGTAGATTGTTGTATTTGAAAAGAAAATTATCTGGAAAAGTTTGAATTCTGGCACATTCTCTAACAGATAATCTCCTGTATGGTTTGAATGAATTAGGATCAAAAATCCATTTGTCTTTCTCAACCCAAATCATTTTTTGTGCTTGAGGATGTATCGGAGCATGTCTACCACCTGCTTGAATTGTAAAAGATGGCTCATCCCAGGTTCTGACTCTATTTCTTGACATATAAATACTAGAAAAGCTACCTTCCATATATTCATGATTAGGTACTAATGGATGAGTTTTAGATACCTCTCCTGCTACTGGTGTCGGTTCAATATCACTTAGCTCGTAGATAGCATCTCTAAGAGTTAAAATGTGATTGCTTTCCAAGGGAAATTCAAAGATTCCCCCCATCTCCTCTCTATACCCTATAAGAATTACCCGTTTTCTATCTTGCGGTACTCCATAATTGCAAGCATTGAGCAATTTATAAGTTACTTCATATCCAGCATCTTTAAATTGATATAAAATATTTGTAAAAGCTTTGTTATGCTTTTGGGCTAAAATCCCACTGACATTTTCAGCTAGAAAAAAAAGAGGTCTTTTTTCTCTAATAATTCTAATGTAATCATAAAATAACTGACCTCTGCTATCATCTATTCCTCGTCCTGCACCAGCTTCACTCCAACTTTGGCAAGGAGGACCACCAATGATACCTATGCAGTCAGGTATATCATCAGGTTCAATAGCTCTGATATCTCTTTTATCTAGTTTGACATCTGGATGATTAAGTTCATAAGTATCCCAAATTGACTTATCATATTCGTTTGCCCAGACTGTCTTAAATCCAGCTTGCTCAAAGCCTAAATCTAAACCTCCACAACCTGAAAATAGAGATACTATATTCATATTTTTTCATTCCATCAATTTATTTTTAATTTTATATATAAACATTTGTTTTAATTGCTTTAAGTAAATCTGCTATAAATATATAGGAATCCGGTTTGATTTGGTGAGACCAGTGCTTGATGAGGGTTTCCCTCACTTGGCATCTGGCGTATCTCCTCCACCAGACGCTGCGCGTTCGCTCTTAGCGTGCGCTTGCGCTTACGCCGTAAGGCGTGCGCTCTGCGCACACCCGAAGGGTGAATCACAAAGTAGAGACGCTTAACGCTTAACAGGGAAGAAGCAATAATAGTGTACTGAGTTTTTTAAGCGCAGAGCGCAGGCTATGCCAACAAAAATCAAATATGAGTCGTATATATTGTTTTTCTTACTTGAAATTTACTAAGTAGCATGTAAACACCTTCTCTCTCTTCTCTTTTTTTTCTTTGCGACGCCAGTCGCCTCAAGTCGGGGAACCCGCCCACGGCGCTGGCTCCTCTTTGCGACGCCAGACGCCTAGGTCGGGAGACCCTCTCCGTTTGCGTAGCGCCCCCTATGCCTGCGGCACGGCTACGCCTATCGGGGCTAGTTGCCACAACGCGCTTAACCCGCGCAAGGCACTTCTCTGTGCAGCGCTGGCTCGTCTTGGCGGTTAGTTTTTTTATTTTTTGTTCACGACCTATCTAGGATTGCTATATATTTTAATCAGATAATAAAGATTATGCCGCTCCTCATGTGTGAAGAGCGGCAATACCGTATCGTATCAGATTGCTAAATCTAACTCACCAACGAAATCCCCCGCTTCACCAACGCCTCTGCTGTCAAACCATTAAACGCCATCAACTCGCCAGCACTCGCTGTGGTTTCCCCACGCTTCCATGCGAAGGTATCCCGCTTGCTGGTACTCCGTAACATGATGGGTTCTAGCATCGCCGCAGCACCACCAGTCACACCAATGAGTGCATCGC
This portion of the Brasilonema sennae CENA114 genome encodes:
- the lysS gene encoding lysine--tRNA ligase, whose protein sequence is MSEEDIRATRLEKVEQLRQLGMNPYAYHWESSHHAAQLQEKYADLPNGEEVDLNVTVAGRIIARRVFGKLAFFTLEDETGTIQLYLEKNRIQQSMADVDADAFNHLKQLTDVGDILGVSGTIKRTEKGELSVFVTKYTILTKSLLPLPDKWHGLTDVAKRYRQRYVDLIVNPEVRQTFRRRALITAGIRRYLEQRDFIEIETPVFQKEAGGADARPFITYHNTLEMKLYLRIETELHLKRLIVGGFEKVFELGRIFRNEGISTRHNPEFTTIEIYQAYADYNDMMALTEGIITTVAKEVLGTLQISYQGTPVDLTPPWRRATMNDLVKEYTGLDFNSFQTLEEAKVASKNAGLENVEDCPSIGKLLNEGFEQKVEENLIQPTFVTDFPVEISPLAKPHRSKPGLVERFELYAVGRETANSFSELTDPIDQRQRLEAQVAQKAGGDLEAQVDEDFLTALEYGMPPTGGLGIGIDRLVMLLTDCASIRDAIAFPLLKPEKSESSPESDT
- a CDS encoding DUF6883 domain-containing protein, which produces MTEYLLSPTHPDGRSKEKFFTAFGFTVNECETLATALLNHVANNDVTKLEDSPFGTRYVVEGILLSPDNRNPLLRSVWFLETGDNIPKFVTAYPLKRSEK
- a CDS encoding DNA cytosine methyltransferase, which translates into the protein MNIVSLFSGCGGLDLGFEQAGFKTVWANEYDKSIWDTYELNHPDVKLDKRDIRAIEPDDIPDCIGIIGGPPCQSWSEAGAGRGIDDSRGQLFYDYIRIIREKRPLFFLAENVSGILAQKHNKAFTNILYQFKDAGYEVTYKLLNACNYGVPQDRKRVILIGYREEMGGIFEFPLESNHILTLRDAIYELSDIEPTPVAGEVSKTHPLVPNHEYMEGSFSSIYMSRNRVRTWDEPSFTIQAGGRHAPIHPQAQKMIWVEKDKWIFDPNSFKPYRRLSVRECARIQTFPDNFLFKYNNLLDGYKMVGNAVPVLLGKELASKIIIDIKQYQNFGVCHKLRRHKYPTQLTLFEPSSSFA
- a CDS encoding DUF4926 domain-containing protein gives rise to the protein MIAELDRVIITTDISEYGLEQGDIGTVVLVHQGGKGYEVEFLTLNGETVAIVSLLAAQVRSIGNREIAHARVIN
- the fldA gene encoding flavodoxin FldA — translated: MSKIGLFYGTQTGNTQNIAESIQKEFGGDSVVTLHDIADAGTDDFEGYENIIVGCPTWNVGELEGSWEGFYEDLDEIDFNGKKVAYFGPGDQVGYAENFQDAIGILEEKISELGGKTVGQWPTEGYEFEESKAVKDGKFVGLALDEDNQSDLTDQRVKKWVSQLKGEFSL
- a CDS encoding superoxide dismutase, encoding MAFELQPLPYSENALEPYIDAQTMGIHHGFHHGGYVKNLNTALEKHPDLHNQSIDDLIRNLNTLPEGVRNAVRNNGGGHFNHSIFWTIMGPNAGGEPTGAIATLINEVFGDFENFKTQFNDAGAKHFGSGFVWLVRTTDNKFEIVSLPNQDCPWSEGHYPILCNDVWEHAYYLTYQNRRPEYLKQWWNTVNWNAVNERYNIATSA